The following is a genomic window from Rutidosis leptorrhynchoides isolate AG116_Rl617_1_P2 chromosome 8, CSIRO_AGI_Rlap_v1, whole genome shotgun sequence.
ATACTCTACACAAAGATTCTTTATCCAGTTTTGTTTTGTTTCCATATTCGCCCCTCCTGCAATGTTTATAGATAGACAATTCATTTATGAGTGTTAAATGCACCCATACTAGAAATAATTTTCTTCAAGTCTTCTTGACATCCAAGCATGTCATAACCAAGGGAGTTACCAACTACAATATACTTGTCAAGTTGCTCAAGAAAAGAGTCATTGTTATGAACCTTGACCGGTGTATTAGCACATCCAATCGATTCTTCAGAAGTAGCAGGCTTACCTGCCGAAAACTTTGGAGAGAAGTGGCGAAGGTCAATGAAACCAGGAGGCTTGGAAAAGGACTCAGATCGGTTGCCATCGTATGACTGTTGATGAAAAGGTTTAGTGCTTACAGTTTTTGTGCTACATTCATTTTCTACCTGAATGTTATCTTTATCATGAGCAACATCATTATTTTCCGCTTCTTCGACAGTATCAACTTTAAAGTTTGTGACAGGTGAATCATCACGAGGAGATTCTTCAGAACCATTATTTGTAGGAGATTCAACGTACTTATGATTCTCTTTGTTCTCGCCTTCTTCAGTAATAATGGGTGGATCCTGGTCCATGTTGGGAATGTGAGGGTTAAAATACGAGTCTTGAACATATTCGCCTTCTTCAAGTTCGTCGTTGCTTGAGTATTCAGAATCCTTTCCGGGAAGAGACTTTTCATCATCCGACATGTTCTCTGTAGGCACGGTCAAAACCTTAAGGATTACAGGACACCAATCGGACACTTCCTTTACTAGAACCGAGTATTCTTTCTTCATCACAGTAACAAGAGTTTTTTCATGAATGAGATCCATATTAGTGGTGAGGATGCATACCTTACCATTACCTTTCTTATCATCTACCTCTGTGTCTTGAAATAGCACCCTTCCAAAACGAAATGCGACCTTTTTGAAAGCATCAGAGGTCCATGCCCTAGATGGGAGACCCGAGATTTCGATCCAGATTGCTCGTTCTTTGACAGTGAAAGTGTCAGAATATGGTAGGATGTCTACCAAGGTATTTTGAATAGCTAGATTATTTTTGAAATTGTTGCGTGTTTCTATGTTGGGAAAATCGATCCACATCCAAGCACCACTTAAGTAGTGTACAGAAATCGAAGTAAAACCTTCATCGAACCAACTCCTATTAAGGAAAGGAATCTGAGCAGGGTTCTTAGCACGACCCAATAAAATAAGATCCGAATTTTCGAGGTATAAAAGTTCATCCTCTTCAATTGTAATCAATTTAATTGGGGTTTTGGCATAGGGGGCTGATTTAAACCCAGCAACAACAGAAGCGTATGAATTCCCCTGCATAGGGTTCCCATAGAAAGATCCCAAATTGGAATTAGGGTTATTAACTTTATGAACATTTGAACGGAAATTGGACCCATTGGAATTAGGTTTACTATTCTTAACAAATCTGGCAATGGAAGCATAGATGTGAAAATTACCAACCCAAATAGAGGCTAACTCAGATTCCAAGGTCTTTGTAGAACGCACGTTCAAAAATCGAACAAATGCAAATCGTTTGCCTCCTTTGGATAATTTTCTAGCTATGTAAACGTCAGAAACCGTACCGTATTTAGAACAAAGATCGCGAATCTCCGTCGAGAAGAAGTGATGTGGGAAGTTTGTAAGGAAGAAGGTGGTAGAGATCTTGCTGGTGGAGTTGTGATCTGATGCTCGAGCCATTCAGAGAAAATTTTTTATCTTCATTTTCTGTATAAAtgcaaataaaaaaataacaacatTGATTTACTGATTATATTTAGGTGAAGCAAAACTAAAGCAAACACAATGTATCACGCCCATTATGAGAAGTGTAAGAAAACTAATACTCCTTTCATTCAATATTATTGTCCACTATTCTTTTTAAGTTGCTTCAAATTCATTGCCTATTTTCACACataataaataagataaataagatAAAGTTTTTTTTTATGCTCTTACTTTATGCATGTAAAATCAAAAAGTTAATAAAAGTAAGAGGTAAAACCAGAAAATTAACAAAAAGTACATTTGacgatcattttttttaaactgcgTGATTTTAATTGGAGGACCAAGTGTGAGACGAAGGGAGTAGTTCGACTATTACTATAAATATAAAAAAGTGATAAGTCAAAAATTCGAATTTTAATGCAAAATGCTTATAATCTAGTATACTTATTTCTAATGTGAAAAAATGCATAGTCCTGAGTCTCAAGGATTTCGGACTTTGACATAATTAACAAAAGGTTCAAACTTAACTGATAGAAAATCATCCATACTTTTGAAGTTATAAACACAACGCGgtgttaaaaaaatattttttattttaacaaacattcacacgattaacggttcTACCATGATCCAATTATACCATCAATAATTGTCAAATAATAaattttcaaaatggatttttgataTACCTTTAGCAAACGATGTCTACGTCTAGGTTGAACCGAGTGTTCGATGTAGAACGCCTTTACAATTGATCTACACAACACGTCAAACAACACTGGTCGAATGCTAGTCcgcataaatggatatgaatataaatATCAAATCATTCGTTCCATTGTCATTTCGACATTTATGAGTTGGTGACTTATGGGTTAATTTGTTTGGTCATCATATAAGGTGATCCGTGAACCTTTTTAGGACACTATTCTTGAAAATATACTTTGTTGGAGAAGGATTAGGCCATTCCGAACGCGGTAACCGTGCTGGTAACCTAGACCTTCGCCCAGGAGGTCCGTGATAGAATTGAAGTCGCACAGCTCGCCCTCCTAGGAACCGTTCTTCGATATGTATAATCTCCACAGCTTTGAGGACGACAAACTGTTTACGTTACTAGGCTTTGTATTTGTAAAACATAAAGACAAAATGTGCAAACAACTATTTTTGTTTTCAGTTTTTATATGTGCATTTTTCCTATATATACACAACAATTCATACAATTTTAACGAACAACAACTTTCATTTACTCTCACTTTACTTATTCAAAACGCAAAATggcacccaaaaaaaaaaaaaaaaaaaaaaaaaaaaaaaaaaaaaaaaatccaaaactaTCCCCAAATTCAAACTAGTCAAGCTAATGATATGTTTAACCATTTGATGGAAACACACAATTATTCGTCACCAACCGGGTCATATCCCAACCCACTAGCACCAAACTTCGGTCGTGCGACTTATGCAAATAACACATCCTACATGTTGTTGTTGAACCAAACATATCAACAACTTCCATTCATCCCGAATCCAAACTATCAAACTCCTTATATTCTACTCTACTCGaagacgatgacgatgatgatgttaaCGCGGTCCAAGAAACTCAACTCGAGCCCGAGCCCGAGCCCGAACCTAACCCGCAAGCGATCGCAAAGGCAACAAAGTGAAATGTCCTAAACAACCATGGATAGACGAAGAAAGAAAAATTTTAGCCGAGTATTTTATGTGTGTTTCTGAAAACCACTCACCGGAACCTCAAAAATCTCAAACTCATTTTTGGGAGATGTACATATGCAACACAACTCTCTAGTGTCGGTTCAACGACGAGTCGATCAAAACACTAGGAAATGGAGCAAACTACAACATGATGTCAAAATAGTTATTGTAATCCACTAAAAACTACAACAACACTGGAAAATCGATGTTGGGGGAAGATCTTATGAGACACGCAGCAAACAATTCAAactgtaaatgaaaagaaattttaTTTAAGAGGATGCTTGGCGCGTACTTAAAGATTGTGCAAAGTTTTTAGTGTTTGAAGGTCTTATGTCCCACATAAGAAAGCAAGTTCAACCCGATAACCTCTTCCCAAACACGCAAGAGACTCTAGAAAATGAAATCGAAAGCATACTGAGCCCGACTTTGTAAGGTTGTTTAGGGACGATGTGATGTGATGTCTACCTGTTCGAACCAAAAGCCAAAGGGATTCGTATGCATCGGATGCCGCTTCTCGTAGATATTTCGAGAAAGCGCGCCAGAAGATAGTCGAGTCCACGAAAGCTGCCGCACTAGTTGAGAAACAAACGATGGAAAAGCTAGAAGAAGAGGCTGACACGACGCGTACGATGTTAAGGGATTAAAGTTTCTTTTAAAACCGATATCACGCGAGTTACCTCCCTACGAGTACGATATGATGATGAGATTTTAAGCAAGGATCAAGAAAAGATTCGCGAAGCAACTTGCGGAGGTTTCGGATGAATCCAAgtagttttaatatttttaattatgtcATACTTTAATTTATTAGTGTAATGTTATTAATTATGCTTTTTttaatatgtaattttatttttcttaaTGAAAGTATGTTTGGTTtttataattaagttattattagttGTACGATTTTTCTTTTAAAAAAGTAAAAAAGTGAGTAAGTATGTCCTGGTTGAGAGTATTTAGTGCTGAGTTAGTTCTGTGAAGGAAATGATGATATGACGATAATGTGGCCGTTAGTCATAGGAGATGAATTGTGTCATGGTTGAGAGTGGCCTTAGGTATATACAAGATTTGATCAATTGTTAGTAGTTTGGTCCCGTGGAATAGTGACCTATCCAAGGTGGTGTTGAAACTCGAAACGAGAACCGGATTCAACTACAAAGTGGGTTACGTGACCCGATTCGAAACAAGATTTTTTTTTGGTTAAAATATCGATAACATATAACCAAGTATTTTCACGAAAAAGACTTGCAAAAATACAATCAATCTAAACACAAACCAAGACTCGAAAGTAGTAAGCGTTCCCTAAAACTAAACAAAGAGCATAAGCTAACTAAGCCCGAGCCTTAAGCAATCGTAACACTATACCGCACACAAGATACAATCAAACAACCACAACCAATATATAATCCAAATCTATCAACCACTACAAACATAGAAACTAACCAAAACCGCTCAAAAAATTACTCGGCAACCTAATTAGATTTACCTTACCTTCTTGAGTCTTTATGATCAGCTTAACAACCACACTATCAACCTTCAAACGATTAAATTTCTTTCATCCCCGATTTTCAATCGCATATGATGATACCTTTATGAAAGCGTTACCAATCCTAACACCTGACACGAGAGAATGAAGCGAGTTTTCCTTCTCAAGACTTTAAAAAAAAACCCAAGGTTCTGATCCACTTCAAATTACTCGAGACCGTTGTTGTCGGAATCTCCAAGATCTTTTTCATCCCGAAGCGCGAACTTGTTATCATCATCATTCGACTTGTCCATTATCTCTTCATCTCTGAGCACGTACGAGTCCTTAACTTTCTTCGCCTTGTTCAACCCTAGCTTTTTACTAGAGTCCAATGGAAGAAATTTAACATTGTTATCACCAAGTGAAGCTAAAGTAGAAAGAACGGATTCAACAGAATGAATGAGCTCCAACAAGATGTCTATCACCCGAATCCGCAGAACCTAACGCGTCAATAATAATAGTTGCATCCACACAATTGACATCGTTGTTCGACACAACAAACAGTGGTGACAGAGTGATGGGGTGTGATGAGATTTTTGTGAGGTATAGTACTAATATGACAAATGTGTCGGAGTAAAGGTTTGTAGTGGTGATGAAGAGTATGTTCCCCCTTTATTTAATCAGATTGGTCAATATTTTGTTCTCATAATTCTAATTGGTGCATCCTACCTCATGCCAAAGAAGCTTCCAGTGATGCTATCATCACGTCAACAAAATGTTTTACCCATCACGCCGCGTTAATGGTGTGATGGATGACGTTATGGTATCACGTTTCTCGATCACGTTAGCGTTAAAGATGGTCTTAACCAAGTTGTATTCAAAATGTGAGTTGGTGGTACTAATATTCATCCAACAAGAGTAGATTTTGACATTGTATTTAGTATCTACTATCTAAGTGAATTTATTAAATTAATTTGATTCATTCATTTTTGTATGTGAGCGGGCAGCCGGTAAAGTATAAAGCAAAAAATTTTTATCATCCATCCAATCATATTAATAATCATTCTTATTCACCAAAATTTAGTTCTTCTAAAAATTAGAGTCGACCTAATTACATATAAATTTCTTAGTTATCAACAAAATAAGACATCTGTGATACAAGATAACTTAATTTTTTAAGTTTGTACATAATCATACCTTGCCAATAAGATTCTTGTTCGctatatttcattattatttaatgACATCATTACATCAACCACCTAAAATTCTGGTTCCACGCCTGCTCAAAACTACAATAAACAAAAAAGATGTGTCCCAAATGTCCCATAATTCGTATTTTTACCTATCAATTTGTATCATGCTAAAGCCACTAGTTGTCTTCAAGCCTCTCTGTTTAGCAGCATCTCTTACACATGCAGCCTCACTCCATTTTTCATTTTCTGCATACATATTTGAAACCAACCCGTACGAACTCGAATTTTCCGGGTCATAATCCAATAACCACCTACCTAAAGCTTCTCCCATTTCATTGTTTCCATGAACTCTACAAGCAGCCACTAACGCACCAAGTGCAGAACCATTTTGTGTTGGTGGAagacatttcaaaaagtcaaatgcCTCGTCAAATTGACCCGCTCGGCCCAATAAGTCAACCATACACCCGTAATGCTCTTCGTTTGGAACCAACCCATATTCCTCTTTCATTGACTTAAAAAGAGTCAAACCTTGGTCAACCAAACCGGCGTGGCTGCAAGACGATAATACAGACATGAATGTAACTTCATCAGGAACAATGTTTTCTTTTTTCATTTCTTTGATTAATTTGAGCGCTTCATAACAATCACCGTGCATTCCAGATGCAGCTATCATTGTGTTCCAAGAAGCTAAACACCTATTAACCAtttgacccgtttgacccatttgaccGAATAACTCTCTTGCTGTTTTATACGTTCCACATTTACTATAAGAAGTTAGTAACGAATTCATGATGATTACATCATTCTCCATTGATAGTCGAATCGTACGACAATGAATCTCCTTAATTTGTCTTAAACACCCGAGCTGAACGAAGGCTTGAAGCAAACAAGTTAACGTAGTCGAATCAGGATTCAAATCTTTTTCCAAATTCATCATTTTTCGAAACAATTTTATCACTTCATTAGCATTTCCAACATCCTCATATCCCTTCATCATCGACGTCCAAGATACTAAGTCTTTGTGTTTTATTTGATTAAAGATTAGCCTAGCATAATCAATATAATCACATTTTACATACAAGTACAAAACTTGATTAGCAATATCAGTAATTGAATCAAACCCACGTGTAATCACAAATCCATGAATACTTTTCCCTTGTCTTATATCTTTCATATCAGAAAACGCTGAAACTACCTCTAAAACAGTAGCTTCGTTTACAGTCAAACCCGATTTTCTCATGTTGTGAAAAGCCTCGATCGCTTCACGTGCATGCCCATTTTGACGATAACCTGCTATCATAACATTACATGAAATGACATCTTTGTCCTTCATGGAATCAAAAATCTCCCTTGCTTTCTCACAATTATTACATTTTGTGTACATATCAATTAGATTTGTATTGACAACAACATCAAGATGAAGTCCGGTTCTGAGCATATAACCATGTATGCTCTTACCAACCCGTAATAAGCCTAAATTAGCACAACTTAAAATCCCGTTTGCTAAAGCAAACGAATCAAATCTATGACCTTTTTGTCCCATGAGCGAGACAAGATTTAAGGCTTCAACCGGTTGCAATGCTTTCACATGACCAGAAATTAATACATTCCAAGAAGCAGTACCTTTGATGTTCATTTGATTAAAAACCACAGTAGCCATATGTGGGGCCCCACACTTAATATACATGTCCATAAGACTCGTTTCAAACACCTCATCAAAACAACCAATTCCCTTCCTAATTGCATAGGCATGGATCAACTGCCCATGATCCAGCAACCGTAACTGCGCTGCACCCTGTAGTAAACTCACTAAAGTCACACGGTTTGGTACAACGTTTTCAGTTTGCATACGCTTAACAACTTCAAACGCCTCATAAGCGTTCTGCTGATCATCAGTTTGAGTATATCCAGTTATCAAAGAAGTATACAGAACAAGATCTCTCTCAGTAATTTCATCGAACACCTTACCTGCATCAACCATATCTCCACACATCGCGTACAACTTGATCAAAGATGACCCCACAAACCGATCCGTATTCAAACCACATTTCAAAACATCAACATGAATACCTTTCCCAAAATCTAATCCACCTAACTGACTACAACTTTTCAAAGTCAATGTAAATGCAGACCCATGTAAACCAATTTTTCTACGCTTTAAATCTAAATAAACGTTACAAACTTCATCAAGTTCACCGGCTCTATAGTACCCAGCAAGAATTGAACTCACAACAGTTTGATTTTTGTTAACAATTTTGTCAAAAATTAATCTTGATTCTCTTAATAAACCAGAAAAAgcataagcatttgcaagcttagAACCCAAAAAAGGGTTGGTTTCAAGACCTTGTATGTACATGAAAGCATGAACCTTTTTTAAATAAATAGCATTGCAACAATTTTCTAACGAAGATGCTAACTTTTTCGAAATAATTGATGAATTTGATGGTACTTTTTGTGGAATTAAATTGGAGAAAAAATGAGAGTGGGATTTTATTTTAGAGAATAAAGGGTTGATTTTCACGTTGAATTTGATTCCGGTGTAGACTTGATACATAATCAAGAGAAGAAACAAGCTTAATTTCAGTATTAATGTTATGATTGATATTACTACAAACCCTAGAAATAAAATTATGCATTTCTGTTTCATGTACCCCACCTGCCTTTGGGTGGGCATATGTGTTATGTATAACCATCTGTCACATATTTTAtgtaaaattgtttttttttatatatattcaaatttaaatatattatttcgtAGGACAATATATTTCATTATTGTGTATgcccattttttttttttctttttgacaaGCAGGCAGATATGTACACAAAACTGATTACAAAAGAATCCAACGAGCAGCATCGAGGCAAAATGAACCTATACAAATCTCTATAAAGCCTCGGCTGTACAATATATACATTAACATAACAAACGAGCACCTAAATATAGATAGACGATTGAATTATCCTACCCCTGTTCTACTATTTGAATTAGCAACATAAAATCCTGGGTTTAGCATCCATTCGTGCCAATCCAAAGTGATCTTTTTATTGCGTTTTGAGATCCAAACGAAGCTAATAGATTGTACTTCGGATAAAATAGTTGAGTTATTCCACTCCTTCCCTCTAAAGACCTTGTTATTTCTTGATTTCCATAACGTGCAACAACAAACCCATTTGACTGTTTCCCATATTGTGTTTCCAAACTTCAAAAAGGAGGTGAAAATCGAGTCATTAGCAAGTGGATCTAATCGTTTAGTTTATCAACCGGGATGTTACACCACTTTAAAAAGCATTTCCAAAAATCAATAACTTTGTTACATTTAGTGAATTGCCCACGGTTTCGATTTCATCTCCACATATAAGGCATAAAACCGAATCTAAATCAATACCTTGTTTGTCAAGTTCAGAGCGTACCAGTAGTCTTTTTAACTTGGCCCTCCATATGAATATTGCCACCTTTTAGGGAATTGACTTATTACGAGCTGTTTCAATAATCGAGTTCCCAGGATGCAACTTTTTTTCATCAATTAGTACTGCAAGTTGTTTTGTGGTAAAAACACCATCGATGCCTAGACCCCATCTCATTTTGTCTTGCGATGTGGCCTGAAGTTGAACTGAGGAAATCGGATTTGAAAGATCATCGACTTCATTGATGGCTCTACCACGAGGATCCCTAGCACACTGCTAGTTGAAAACGTACGATTCACTTTTATGACGGATCCTTTCTTGAATCGAAGCATTTTGATCCATTTCCAGAGCATATAGCCTCCGATATAAGTCCTTAAGCGGAGCGTTTCCGATCCAGATATCCAACCAAAATTTGATTGAGCTTCTCTTCCCAATAACTTTGATGAAGGAGTTGGTAAACCCAATGCCCATGCCATCGATCATAGAACTTGCTTTGATAATATTGGCCCAAGTAGAGCCGCCACAAGAAAACTACGAAATATTAGTGTCACCCAACCCCTCATCCGACCCATATATGCTAGATATAATCTTAACCCATAAGgaattgtggtttgttttgaaacgccaccaccatttgccCAATAAAACAAGATTTTTTGAAACAAAAGAACCTATATTTAAACTCCGAGACACATatggaagtaaaaaaaaaaaacattgggtGTTCTAATGAAGGAACCTATGTTTTTCCTCTAGCTTCTTGCTAGAGTGTTCTAATAAAAGTCATTGTtcataaaaaataaaagaaaaaaaaacatatgGAAGTAAAACTTTATCCCATTTGACCGATGAAAGTTTTTTTCCTCgaccccgacccgccccaaaagaaattgCACATTATGGATTCGAGTAGCTTGATCGCACTTGCAGGAGCTTTGAATAAGAAAAAGAAATATAATGGCAAACTTATAAGCATCGATTTCACAAGGGTCAATCGACCACCGAACGAAATTGATTTAGGTTTCCATTCTGAAAGCCTTTTCTTAAATATTTCAATAACCAGCTTCCAAGCACTAACCTTATTCATTTTTATACCCAATGGGATGCCAAGGTATGTAATAGACAAGGTGTTGGGTGTACAATTAAAGCGGGCAACCATCACATCTAGTTCTACACGCCTATACCAAAAAGTTTACTTTTCACAAAGTTAACTTTAGTCCAGAGATCTTCAAAACAATTTAAAAGCTTCATAACATTTGTCACATTATTTCTTCTCCATTCTCCGAAGAAAATCATATCATCAGCATAGCATATTGTAAATGGGAAACTGTTATTTTTTTAGGTCCTACCCCGATCCCCTTTATAATCCCATTCTCTATAGCTTTTTGTGCGAGTATGTTGAGGCCCCAGCTGCCGATTTATGTTATCATCATGCTCGTAATTTATATTACATGTTTACATCGACTATATTCAAGTCTTAGAAGTTGAAAATGATGGAGTGAGCAAGCAATGAATAAAAGACTGTTTTTCCTCTATTTATGTCAAACTCGTAAAGAAAATGCTGTTTTTATAGTACCAACCAACAACCTAACTTGGTTGATGGCAAATTCATTGCTATTACAGAAGACACACTTAAACAAGTCTACTGCATAAAATTATGTACAACAATGAGTCAACGCTCAACCGCCATTGTATCGGCGCTAGCGGCAATCAAGGTGGTAGCTTTCGAGTTTCGTTTAACACTTCAAAGCAAACGAATGATGATTCCCGCCATTTTGACATCTTTGTCTTGGTAAACGTCTCGTCCTTTTTCCCCACCCGCCAAGACTTTTCTCCTCCAACGCAATCTGTCTACAAACACTCCGCTCATCAGCAACAGCCACCACAGGTGGCTGTGGCAGCGGCGGCAGTGGACAGGGATCCGCCCATTGCCGCCTGCCCCTACCATTCTTACCACCACCTTTCCTTTTCGACTGCCAAGAAAGACCAATACAACTAAACGCCTCTTCAAATGTCAAAAAATCTTCACTCACTTCTCGCCTAGATAACGAAACAATTCCCGGCAAAACGTCCCGTTGAAAGTCTTTTCGTTGCCTACCTCTCTTACCTTGTCCCTTTCTCGTTACGCGTTTTCTTAACAAACTTTCGTCTTCTTCCTTGTCCTCCATAACCACCTCAGCAGCTTTATACTCAAAACGTTCCTCCGTACTCGTTTGCAGGTTTAACGTCATGTACTCAAAGTAATCCACACCTCCAGGAACACGCACTTCGTCATTATTCACTGAATCTTTCCCAACACTCTCGCCTGAAGCTATGACATCAGCAAGCCACGTCAGCAACGTGTCAGCTGACTGTTCTTCCTCATGTAGTTGACTAGTCTCGTCGACTGAAATCGACATTATAGCCTCGGCTGCAGCTTTAACCAATTCCTCATGGGCATCTATAAAAATGTAAGCTTTTTCGGTTTTTAGGGCTGCAGGAGCTTCTAAATCGATCTCCATTGAAGCAATTTTGACAACGGCTTCTGGGATGCATTGTGTTGATGATGgaacttcatcttcatcatcaaaagATAAATTCAAATCAATTTGATGCCTTAATTTTGAAATGCTTTTTTTCTTATGAGTTTCTTTAATAAGAGGGACCCCAAAAATTTTCGTAATTTCATGAGAATCATCGGTTTGAATcttttcagcttttttaaaaaaCTGCTGAGAATTTTGCTGCAGTGAATCCAAATTCATCTGATAAAGTGTTGTTTCTTTCTGTTTTGTTTTCGTAAGCCAAGAAGGCAGCCCGTTTTCTTCGTTCTTCTTCTCACTGGAGTTGATACCGTTTGTCATAAATATCAAGTTACTAAAATTAGCACGTTTATCGCTTACAAAATCTTCTCGAATTTGCCTTAACGCACCAAAGGAGCTAATCGAAAGGTTATGGTTATCTTGTGCAGAATCAAAAGACGGTTTGTGATTACTTTCACATAGTTCGACCCCAAATATAGTTCTTTTTATCGGTAAACGCTCATAGGTTTGTTTTGGCTCGGTTTGTAGATACCAAAGACTCGAGTTTGACCTTGCGGATAAATCTTGCGTTTGATCACTACTTTTGTTGGCAAGAGACGCTGAAAACGACTTTTCTTCACCTACGATTGGTTCGTTAAGATCAGCCAAATTAATGACTCTACTTGCGCTCAGATTATGAACATTTTCGACTGGTTTCTTCCCAACATGCTCCTCCGCCACGTCAGCAGGCAGTTCTAAATCAATCACTGTTCTCTGACCATGCATCTCTTTTGTAATCCATGAAGAAACTTG
Proteins encoded in this region:
- the LOC139862687 gene encoding pentatricopeptide repeat-containing protein At1g06140, mitochondrial-like; protein product: MYIQGLETNPFLGSKLANAYAFSGLLRESRLIFDKIVNKNQTVVSSILAGYYRAGELDEVCNVYLDLKRRKIGLHGSAFTLTLKSCSQLGGLDFGKGIHVDVLKCGLNTDRFVGSSLIKLYAMCGDMVDAGKVFDEITERDLVLYTSLITGYTQTDDQQNAYEAFEVVKRMQTENVVPNRVTLVSLLQGAAQLRLLDHGQLIHAYAIRKGIGCFDEVFETSLMDMYIKCGAPHMATVVFNQMNIKGTASWNVLISGHVKALQPVEALNLVSLMGQKGHRFDSFALANGILSCANLGLLRVGKSIHGYMLRTGLHLDVVVNTNLIDMYTKCNNCEKAREIFDSMKDKDVISCNVMIAGYRQNGHAREAIEAFHNMRKSGLTVNEATVLEVVSAFSDMKDIRQGKSIHGFVITRGFDSITDIANQVLYLYVKCDYIDYARLIFNQIKHKDLVSWTSMMKGYEDVGNANEVIKLFRKMMNLEKDLNPDSTTLTCLLQAFVQLGCLRQIKEIHCRTIRLSMENDVIIMNSLLTSYSKCGTYKTARELFGQMGQTGQMVNRCLASWNTMIAASGMHGDCYEALKLIKEMKKENIVPDEVTFMSVLSSCSHAGLVDQGLTLFKSMKEEYGLVPNEEHYGCMVDLLGRAGQFDEAFDFLKCLPPTQNGSALGALVAACRVHGNNEMGEALGRWLLDYDPENSSSYGLVSNMYAENEKWSEAACVRDAAKQRGLKTTSGFSMIQIDR
- the LOC139861974 gene encoding uncharacterized protein isoform X1, with translation MSAGMATKVQSKTQFPGSMMDLNNGLCNGMWDSYHRERTERTPLYDPYLNRQTMNGYNKYPKEQMRQTIMKQESIFRHQLQELHRLHKKQCDLMNEFTMKRRCNSTMPENAPNLGQVSSWITKEMHGQRTVIDLELPADVAEEHVGKKPVENVHNLSASRVINLADLNEPIVGEEKSFSASLANKSSDQTQDLSARSNSSLWYLQTEPKQTYERLPIKRTIFGVELCESNHKPSFDSAQDNHNLSISSFGALRQIREDFVSDKRANFSNLIFMTNGINSSEKKNEENGLPSWLTKTKQKETTLYQMNLDSLQQNSQQFFKKAEKIQTDDSHEITKIFGVPLIKETHKKKSISKLRHQIDLNLSFDDEDEVPSSTQCIPEAVVKIASMEIDLEAPAALKTEKAYIFIDAHEELVKAAAEAIMSISVDETSQLHEEEQSADTLLTWLADVIASGESVGKDSVNNDEVRVPGGVDYFEYMTLNLQTSTEERFEYKAAEVVMEDKEEDESLLRKRVTRKGQGKRGRQRKDFQRDVLPGIVSLSRREVSEDFLTFEEAFSCIGLSWQSKRKGGGKNGRGRRQWADPCPLPPLPQPPVVAVADERSVCRQIALEEKSLGGWGKRTRRLPRQRCQNGGNHHSFALKC
- the LOC139861974 gene encoding uncharacterized protein isoform X2; the encoded protein is MATKVQSKTQFPGSMMDLNNGLCNGMWDSYHRERTERTPLYDPYLNRQTMNGYNKYPKEQMRQTIMKQESIFRHQLQELHRLHKKQCDLMNEFTMKRRCNSTMPENAPNLGQVSSWITKEMHGQRTVIDLELPADVAEEHVGKKPVENVHNLSASRVINLADLNEPIVGEEKSFSASLANKSSDQTQDLSARSNSSLWYLQTEPKQTYERLPIKRTIFGVELCESNHKPSFDSAQDNHNLSISSFGALRQIREDFVSDKRANFSNLIFMTNGINSSEKKNEENGLPSWLTKTKQKETTLYQMNLDSLQQNSQQFFKKAEKIQTDDSHEITKIFGVPLIKETHKKKSISKLRHQIDLNLSFDDEDEVPSSTQCIPEAVVKIASMEIDLEAPAALKTEKAYIFIDAHEELVKAAAEAIMSISVDETSQLHEEEQSADTLLTWLADVIASGESVGKDSVNNDEVRVPGGVDYFEYMTLNLQTSTEERFEYKAAEVVMEDKEEDESLLRKRVTRKGQGKRGRQRKDFQRDVLPGIVSLSRREVSEDFLTFEEAFSCIGLSWQSKRKGGGKNGRGRRQWADPCPLPPLPQPPVVAVADERSVCRQIALEEKSLGGWGKRTRRLPRQRCQNGGNHHSFALKC